One region of Erwinia tracheiphila genomic DNA includes:
- a CDS encoding derepression protein, with protein MATRNSSTCNKPSARDVVRTHQTTEINRKLHRARAMAFFLSAEILRRDYDPMPLYLQSALSYIADDVSDIQAIFKDFTSA; from the coding sequence ATGGCAACCCGCAATAGTTCTACCTGCAACAAACCGAGTGCCCGCGACGTCGTTCGCACGCATCAGACCACCGAAATCAACCGAAAACTGCACCGCGCCCGCGCAATGGCGTTTTTCCTGTCCGCTGAAATACTCAGACGGGATTACGACCCGATGCCACTTTATTTGCAATCAGCCCTCAGCTATATCGCCGATGACGTCAGCGATATACAGGCGATCTTCAAAGACTTCACTTCAGCTTAA
- a CDS encoding DNA adenine methylase — MIRSLLKWPGGKTRVIPELLPYLPKANCLVEPFVGGASVFLNTDYRRYILADINPDLIRLYREVKGNPDLLTGMARQLFAEGNSKEAYLRNRHIFNSVKGLPDVYRAALFLYLNRHGYNGVVRYNQRGGYNVPFGQHKTAPYFPETEIRQFAEKANDTKAIFLCSSFQNTLKVMAGTDEAIYCDPPYLPVSETASFTQYHTEPFTGKHHRQLVAELLEVNRKYGAPVVISNSDTETTREIYQSFRMHEISVQRSVSTDASNRQRAREVIGTLGTHAESQV, encoded by the coding sequence ATGATCCGCTCCCTTCTCAAATGGCCGGGAGGAAAAACCCGCGTTATACCTGAATTACTGCCATACCTTCCAAAGGCCAATTGCCTCGTTGAGCCTTTTGTGGGCGGCGCGTCAGTGTTCCTCAATACCGATTATCGCCGCTATATCCTCGCCGATATCAACCCGGATCTGATCCGCCTTTATCGCGAGGTTAAGGGTAACCCCGATCTGCTGACTGGTATGGCGCGTCAGCTGTTCGCTGAGGGGAATTCAAAGGAAGCTTATTTGCGCAACCGTCACATATTCAACAGCGTGAAGGGGTTGCCTGATGTTTACAGGGCTGCGCTGTTTCTCTATCTCAATCGACACGGTTACAACGGCGTGGTGCGTTATAACCAGCGTGGTGGCTATAACGTACCCTTTGGTCAGCACAAAACCGCGCCTTACTTCCCGGAAACGGAGATCCGCCAGTTTGCCGAGAAGGCCAACGACACCAAAGCCATTTTCCTGTGCAGCTCGTTTCAAAACACCCTCAAAGTGATGGCTGGAACGGATGAAGCCATCTACTGCGATCCGCCGTACCTGCCTGTCAGCGAAACCGCCAGTTTCACTCAATACCACACCGAGCCATTCACCGGGAAGCACCACCGCCAGTTAGTGGCGGAGCTGCTGGAGGTTAACCGCAAATATGGCGCGCCGGTTGTCATTTCCAACAGTGACACCGAAACCACCCGCGAGATTTACCAGTCGTTCAGGATGCACGAAATCAGCGTGCAGCGTTCCGTCAGCACTGACGCCAGTAACCGCCAGAGGGCCAGAGAGGTGATCGGCACTCTGGGCACCCACGCGGAGAGTCAGGTATGA
- a CDS encoding 3'-5' exonuclease, which produces MIDIEAMDNKPTAAIASVAAAIFDPMSGKVFASMYRAIAIESSEAFGGTLGAETIRWWFKQSGEVRAEVTKEGAGSLPVALSELNRFILRNCDQASVKVWARGTDYDMPIIYNAMRAVELKPVWNFWNVRDVRTVEEVTLTVCGYASNRLVDPEKHNAAADVWNQIAQLSDNLKSLAAKGATGAAL; this is translated from the coding sequence ATGATTGATATTGAAGCCATGGATAACAAGCCAACTGCCGCTATTGCGTCTGTAGCTGCGGCAATCTTTGATCCTATGTCAGGTAAGGTTTTCGCCTCAATGTACCGGGCTATTGCTATTGAAAGCAGTGAAGCATTCGGCGGAACGTTGGGTGCTGAAACAATCAGATGGTGGTTTAAGCAGTCGGGAGAAGTACGAGCGGAGGTAACGAAAGAAGGGGCTGGCTCCCTCCCTGTAGCTCTCAGTGAATTAAATAGGTTTATCCTGAGAAATTGTGATCAGGCGAGCGTGAAAGTCTGGGCGCGCGGTACTGATTACGATATGCCGATTATCTATAACGCAATGCGCGCTGTAGAGTTAAAACCGGTCTGGAATTTCTGGAATGTCCGCGATGTCAGAACGGTTGAAGAGGTTACGCTTACTGTCTGTGGGTATGCCTCAAATCGGCTTGTTGACCCTGAAAAACATAACGCTGCCGCTGATGTGTGGAATCAGATCGCCCAGCTCTCAGACAACCTGAAAAGCCTCGCAGCCAAAGGCGCTACGGGGGCGGCATTATGA
- a CDS encoding helix-turn-helix transcriptional regulator has product MSTMQSEKLKLMRESERMKVKEVADLVGLNYVTYHNYESGKAKMSFEAGMKLFKHPQFRKYRDWFMFDETDPAKGQIAPALAHSMQDETTSPR; this is encoded by the coding sequence ATGTCAACTATGCAAAGTGAAAAACTCAAGCTAATGCGTGAATCTGAGCGTATGAAAGTGAAAGAAGTTGCTGATTTAGTTGGTCTTAATTATGTCACTTATCACAACTATGAATCAGGAAAGGCAAAAATGTCATTTGAGGCAGGTATGAAGCTATTTAAACATCCTCAATTTCGAAAGTATCGTGATTGGTTCATGTTCGATGAAACGGATCCTGCGAAGGGGCAAATTGCTCCGGCTCTCGCACACTCTATGCAAGACGAAACAACCTCACCCCGTTAA